Proteins encoded in a region of the Panicum hallii strain FIL2 chromosome 3, PHallii_v3.1, whole genome shotgun sequence genome:
- the LOC112886068 gene encoding RING finger and transmembrane domain-containing protein 2-like, translating to MDPPVGASPDRRGNGPSAGAAPSGLRRYGLNFSASSLLQGPLAALLEYYGVVPSGPTPHAPHHPSAAPSSPSSASEVDGLLSAAAAGDGEVSIRIQGGPGDSEAAGGAAAGTSSEDSIQATTGSEVDQASAAGRGAGAADAEANGGGGASGNGGGDRAYQRDDVHHVARWIEQKLPFSLLLLVVFIRQHLQGFFVTIWIAAVMFKSNDILRKQTALKGERKISVLIGITVIFMIHVFGVYWWYRNDDILRPLFMLPPKDIPPFWHAIFITMVNDTMVRQAAMAVKCMLLMYYKNCRGRHYRRQGQMLTLVEYLLLLYRALLPTPVWYRFFLNKEYGSLFSSLTTGLYLTFKLTSVVEKVQSFLAAVKALSRKDVHYGSYATAEQVLAAGDMCAICQEKMHVPVLLRCKHIFCEDCVSEWFERKRTCPLCRALVKPADIRSFGDGSTSLFFQLF from the exons atGGACCCACCGGTGGGAGCCTCCCCCGATCGCAGGGGAAACGGACCGAGCGCTGGCGCCGCACCCTCCGGGCTTCGCCGCTACGGCCTCAACTTCTCCGCTTCCAGCCTCCTCCAGGGCCCCCTCGCGGCGCTCCTCGAGTACTACGGCGTCGTCCCCTCCGGCCCCACCCCGCACGCGCCGCACCACCCGTCCGCGGCGCCCTCTTCGCCGTCGTCGGCGTCCGAAGTCGACGGTCTCctctccgccgcggccgccggggaCGGGGAGGTCTCGATCCGGATCCAGGGCGGTCCGGGGGACTCGGAggccgcgggcggggcggcTGCGGGAACCTCATCCGAGGACTCGATCCAGGCGACAACCGGCTCGGAGGTTGACCAGGCGTCCGCCGCCGGGAGGGGAGCAGGCGCTGCGGACGCAGAGGCTAACGGCGGTGGGGGCGCGTCGGGGAACGGGGGCGGGGACCGCGCGTACCAGCGGGACGACGTGCACCACGTGGCGCGGTGGATCGAGCAGAAATTGCCGTTCTCGCTGCTCCTGCTCGTCGTCTTCATTCGGCAGCATCTCCAAG GTTTCTTTGTCACAATTTGGATTGCTGCTGTAATGTTCAAGTCAAATGATATACTGAGGAAGCAAACTGCTTTGAAG GGCGAGAGAAAGATATCTGTACTCATTGGGATTACAGTAATCTTCATGATTCATGTGTTTGGTGTCTATTGGTGGTACAGGAATGATGATATTCTCAGACCTTTGTTCATGCTTCCTCCAAAAGATATACCACCATTCTGGCATGCAATTTTTATCACCATGGTCAATG ATACAATGGTTCGCCAAGCCGCAATGGCTGTCAAGTGCATGCTACTTATGTACTACAAGAACTGCAGAGGTCGTCACTACCGTAGGCAG GGCCAAATGCTAACACTTGTGGAGTACCTTCTGCTTCTTTATCGTGCCTTGTTGCCCACTCCTGTTTGGTACCGGTTCTTTCTGAACAAGGAATATGGGAGTCTCTTCTCATCTTTAACCACTGGGCTGTACCTGACTTTCAAGCTGACTTCAGTAGTTGAGAAG GTCCAGTCATTCTTGGCCGCAGTGAAAGCACTGTCACGTAAAGATGTGCATTATGGGTCTTATGCGACTGCAGAACAG GTACTTGCTGCTGGTGATATGTGTGCCATCTGCCAGGAGAAGATGCATGTGCCTGTTCTCCTTCGCTGTAAACATATTTTCTGTGAAGACTGTGTTTCAGAATG GTTTGAGCGAAAACGGACTTGCCCCTTGTGTAGAGCACTGGTAAAACCTGCTGATATTCGGTCATTTGGTGATGGTTCTACAAGTCTATTCTTCCAGTTGTTTTAG